A single genomic interval of Christensenellaceae bacterium 44-20 harbors:
- the rpsR gene encoding 30S ribosomal protein S18: protein MEERAQRRPRGRRPRKKVCAFCAEKATSIDYKDTAKLKKFVGETGKIAPRRATGVCAKHQRELATAIKRARVMALLPYVTD, encoded by the coding sequence GTGGAAGAAAGAGCACAAAGAAGACCGCGGGGCAGACGCCCCCGGAAGAAAGTCTGTGCATTCTGCGCTGAAAAAGCGACGAGCATCGACTATAAAGATACTGCAAAACTCAAGAAGTTCGTCGGGGAGACGGGCAAAATCGCCCCCAGAAGAGCGACGGGCGTTTGCGCGAAGCATCAGAGAGAGCTGGCAACAGCGATCAAGCGTGCGCGGGTTATGGCCCTGCTGCCCTATGTAACGGACTAG
- a CDS encoding single-stranded DNA-binding protein, whose product MNKVFIVGRLTRDPEHRTTPNGVSVTTLGVAVTRRMNREEADFFNVIAWRGLADNCAKYLVKGQQIAVVGELRTRSYDAKDGTKRYVTEIQADDIEFLAKPGAAGSGASGSYGGGNRAGYGSAPAAAPKDDDLFASEMSDVLVDDEELPF is encoded by the coding sequence ATGAATAAAGTATTTATCGTTGGCCGGCTCACGAGAGATCCCGAGCACAGAACGACGCCAAACGGCGTCTCGGTAACGACCCTGGGCGTCGCGGTAACGCGCCGCATGAACCGGGAAGAGGCGGATTTTTTCAACGTCATCGCATGGAGAGGGCTTGCGGATAACTGCGCGAAATACCTGGTCAAGGGCCAGCAGATCGCGGTGGTCGGCGAGCTGCGCACGCGCTCTTATGATGCCAAAGACGGCACAAAGCGCTATGTGACGGAAATCCAGGCAGACGACATCGAGTTTCTCGCAAAGCCAGGAGCGGCAGGCTCCGGCGCTTCGGGCAGCTATGGCGGCGGCAATCGCGCCGGCTATGGCAGCGCGCCCGCAGCAGCGCCCAAGGATGACGACCTGTTCGCATCCGAGATGAGCGACGTCCTGGTAGACGACGAGGAGCTTCCGTTCTAA